The genomic segment GGGCTGCGGCAGCCCAAGCGGTACATATTGGCGGTGGGGCCACCGAGATCAGAAATCGTGCCGGTGAAGCCTTTCACCTTGTCGCGGATATCTTCCACTTCTTTGATGATGGACTCTTCGGAGCGGCTCTGGATGATGCGGCCCTCGTGCTCAGTAATAGAACAGAAGGTACAGCCGCCAAAACAGCCGCGCATGATGTTCACGCTGAAGCGGATCATCTCCCAGGCCGGGATCTTGGTTGCGCCGTCATGGCCGCCGTTTTCATCGGCATAGGCTGCGTGGGGACTGCGGGCATACGGCAGGTCGAACACAAAGTCCATCTCCGCAGTGGTGAGCGGGATCGGTGGCGGGTTGATCCACACGTCACGCGCGGTCACGCCCTCCCCGTGCGCCTGCACCAAGGCCCGTGCATTACCGGGATTGGTCTCCAGGTGCAGCACCCGGTTGGCGTGTGCATAGAGCACCGGGTCGCTTTTCACCTGCTCATAGCTGGGCAAACGGATCACGGAGCGCTCGCGCGGTGGCACTTTGAGCTTGCCTTTGCCACTCGACAGCGCAGGGTTGGCGAAGAAGGTCAACGGTGCAATAGACGCATTGACTTCGGGTTTAGCGTCTTTTTGGCCTGTAGCGCTCGTGGAATCTGCGCGAGCAGCTCCTGATTTCATAGCACCAGCTGCCTCAGCTGCTGCCGCAGTCGCTTGGGCCTCGTCATCTTTGGCGCAAGTGGCACCGTTCTCGGCAGCTAACTCGCTGGTCGTCATGTAGGGGTTGACATGGGCCTCCACGCGGCCGGGCTCATCCACCGTGGTCGACGTGATCTCGAACCAGTCTTTGGCGGACTCGTCATCAGGGCGACGCACAAAAGCGGTGCCCCGGACATCGGTGATTTGCTCCACAGGCTCTTTGGCCGCCAGGCGGTGGGCAATCTCCACGATCGCACGCTCAGCATTGCCGTACAACAGCAGGTCGCACTTGGCATCTACGACGATGCTGCGGCGGACCTTGTCGCTCCAGTAGTCGTAATGCGCGATTCGGCGCAGGCTGCCTTCGATACCGCCCAACACGATCGGCGTGTCTTTGAAGGCCTCACGGCAACGCTGGCTGTAGACGATGGCCGCACGGTCGGGGCGCTTGCCGCCCACATCGCCCGGGGTGTAGGCGTCGTCACTGCGGATCTTGCGGTCTGCGGTGTAGCGGTTGATCATGGAGTCCATGTTGCCGCTGGTCACACCCCAGAAGAGATTGGGTTTACCCAAGGCCTTGAAGGCCTCAGCACTGGTCCAGTCAGGCTGGGCAATGATGCCCACCCGGAAACCCTGCGACTCGAGCATCCTGCCGATCACCGCCATGCCGAAACTCGGGTGGTCCACATAAGCATCGCCCGTGACGATGATGATGTCGCAACTGTCCCAACCGAGTTTGTCCATTTCTGCACGGCTCATGGGCAGGAAAGGGGCCGTGCCGAAGCGCGATGCCCAGTACTTGCGGTAGCTGGTGATCGGTTTGGCGGCGCGCGCGAAGAAAGAGACGTCGAGGGGAGCGTTCATGGGAGTCCGGGGGATAACCCGTAAGTGTAAGGTTTTGCGCTTCCCAGCGCACTAGGTGGGGCTTCTTCGCCCCACTGGCAATTCCGATTTTGAAGAGCGAGTCTCCAGCGGGACTGTGCGCATTCGGAAATTTCCTTGCTCAACAGCTTCCGAAACCGCCAAAAGCATGTTTTTTACCGGTACAAACCCCCATGCCCCATGAAGGGGCGGCATCAAATTTGCTGTGGTTACCCCGTAGAATGATTTTTTCTTTACGCAACCACCGGCTCTGTCCGGTACATCAAAGGACTTTTCCATGAAGAAACTCCTGCTGGCACTGGCAGCAACCTCCGTTTTGGCCGCCTGCGGCAAAAAAGAAGAAGCCGCTCCCGCAGTACCCGCTGCTCCTGCTTCCGCACCCGTTGCAGCCGCTCCTGCGCCAGAAGTAGGTCCCCTGAAGGTCGCGATTGATCCGACCTACGAACCCTTCACCTTCAAGTCTGCAGACGGCCAGCCCACCGGCTTTGACGTCGATGTCGCCAACGCCCTGTGCGAGCAGATCAAGCGCAAGTGCGAGTTCGTGGAACAAGTCTGGGACAGCATGATCCCCGGCCTGAACGCCAAGAAGTACGACGTCATCATCTCCTCCATGTCCATTACCGATGACCGCCTGAAGGAAGTGGACTTCACCGACAAGTACTACAACACCCCCAGCCGCTTGGTTCTGAAAAAGGGCGTCAAGTTCACCGACGCAGCCTCCATCAAGGGCAAAAAGATCGGTGTTTTGAAGGGTTCCACCCAAGAAAAATACGCCATGGGCGACCTGAAGCCTGCTGGCGTGATCGTGAACTCCTACGAAGCGCAAGACCAGGTGTACCTGGACATCAAGTCCGGCCGTCTGGACGGTACCGTGGCTGACTACATGGAAGTCACCGGTGGCTTCTTGTCCAAGCCTGAAGGCGCCAAATACGAATTGGTGGGCCCTGACTTGAAAATGCCCCAGTACTTCGGTTACGGCGCTGGTATTGCCCTGCGTAAGGGTGAAGACCAACTCAAGGGCGAGTTGAACGAAGCCATCAAGGCCATCCGCGCCAATGGCACTTACAAGACCCTGAACGACAAGTACTTTGCCAAGTACAACATCGACGTTTACGGCGAATAAATCTTGTAAAACCCACGCATCGGGGCGCAGTAGTGCGCCCCTTTGCGTTCCATGCGCCCACAGGCTTTCATGAATTCTTATTACGTCGCCATATTGCAGGGCTCGGTACTCACGGTTGGAGTTTCGCTGTGTGCCCTGCTGGTGTCCATTGTTCTCGGTCTGCTGGGCGCGGCGGCCAAGCTCTCCGGTCGTCCCGTGCTCGTCGCCATCTCCACGACCTACACCACCGTCATCCGGGGGGTACCCGATCTGGTCGTGATGCTTCTGGTGTTTTACGGTGGCACGATAGGTCTGAACCACTTGCTGGAACTCGCTGGTAGCAAAAAAACCGTCGACATCAATCCCTTTCTGGCCGGCGTACTTACGATCGGCTTTATCTACGGCGCCTACATGACAGAAACCTTCCGGGGGGCCATCCTGTCCATTCCCAAAGGCCAAATGGAGGCTGCTTGGGCCTTCGGCATGGGACGTGTCCGAGCTTTTGTGCGCATCACGGCACCGCAAATGGTGCGCTACGCCTTGCCGGGCTTCACCAACAACTGGTTGGTGCTCATCAAGGCCACTGCGCTGGTCAGCCTGATCGGCCTCAAGGAGATGACCTATCTCTCCAAACAAGCCAGCGCTGCGACACGCTCGCCTTTCGAATTTTTCCTGTTCACTGCAGCCTTGTTTTTGATCTACACCAGCATTTCCTTGTTCGTGCTGCGCAAAATCAATACCCGTTACAGCCTCGGTACCAAGCGGGGTGAACTATGAAATGGCACGTGATTTTTGAGCCGCAGAACCTGCAGCTCTACCTGACCGGTATCAGCACCACTTTGGGGCTGCTTTTGTCGTCCTTGGCCATTGGGGCCGTATTGGCGTTGCTATTCGCGCTGGCGCTGACCAGCCGCTGGGCTGTTCTGCGCTGGATCGTCGGCGCCTACACCTACGTGATTCGCGGCACGCCGCTTTTGATTCAGGTGTACTTGATTTACTACGGCTTGGGCCAGCTCGAATGGATTCAGGCACGCTGGGATGACGTCTGGCCCTGGACGCACTTCAAAGAGCCATTCTTCTGCGCCTTGCTTGCTTTCAGCTTGAACACTGCAGGTTACACCGCCGAAATGTTGGCGGGCGCCATCCGTGAAACGGCTGCGGGCGAGATTGAAGCGGCACAGGCTTACGGCATGAGCCGCTTTCAAGCCATGCGCCGCATTGTGCTGCCCAGTGCGTTGCGCCGCACCCTGCCCGCTTACAGCAACGAAGTGGTGATGATGCTCCAGAGTACCAGTCTGGCAAGTGCCGTACCGAGCATGCTCGATGTCACTGCCGCAGCGAGCCGGATTTACTCTGACTACTACCTGCCTTTTGAGGCCTACCTTGCGGCCGCAGCCATCTATCTGGTAGCGTCGTTCTGCCTGATTGGTTTGTTCCGCTTGGCAGAGAAGCACTTTTTGGCATACCTTGCCCCCCGTAAACACTGACCACCATGCAACGCAAAGACCACCCCCTGCTGTCCAACAGTTTGGGCAGCCTACGCACCCTGAGCAGCTTTCACTACGGTACGCCAGGCCAGGGGCCCAAGGTGTATGTGCAGGCGAGCCTGCACGCCGAAGAACTGCCCGGCATGTTGGCCGCATTCCATTTGCGTGCCTTGTTGGACCAGGCTGAGGCAGCCGGCCGGCTACGCGGCGAAGTCGTTCTGGTACCTGTGGCCAACCCGATCGGACTGGCGCAGCGCATCGACCACAAACCCATGGGCCGCTTTGAGCTCGACAGCTCGGAGAACTTCAACCGCCATTACCCGGACCTGGCCAAGGCCGTATACGACACCATCAAACCATTGATGGTTTCAGACCCTACCGCAAACGTGAAGGCGGTGCGCAAGGCCATAGGCCAGTTTCTGGACCAGTGGAAACCAGATACCGAGTTGCAAAGCCTGCGCCGTACGCTGCTGCTGCTATCGCACGATGCGGACCATGTGATCGACCTGCATTGCGACTGTGAAGGCGTGATGCACTTCTATACCGAGGAGCCTTGCTGGCCACAGCTGGAGCCACTCTCGCACTTGCTGCAATCGCGGGCCATTTTGCTGGCGCGCAACTCGGGCAGCGGTCCGTTTGATGAATGCCTGTCCGGCGCATGGTGGCAACTTGCCGACCGGCTGAAGCAAGATGGCATCGAGGTGCCCTTGCCACAAGGCTGCAACAGCACGACGGTGGAGCTGCGCGGCGAGTCTGACGTGTCCCACGCTTGGGCCAAGGCAGATGCGCAGGCTGTTTTTGACTTTTTGTGCATTGCCGGCGCGGTGCATTCAGCGACACCAGTTCAGGTACCTGCGGCTTTGGCCCAAGCGACCCCTTTGGCGGGCTCTGAAACACTCCATACCCCCTGCCCCGGTGTGGTGGCGTATATCGCCGATGTGGGCCAGACCCTGCAAAAAGGCGACCTTGTCGCCGAAGTCATTAATCCCATCGACAACACCAGCCATCCGATTTACGCTGGCGTGGCCGGTGTGTTTTATGCCCGGGTGCGCGATCGCTACGCCCACGCCGGTGCCGAAATCGGCAAGATTGCCGGTGCCACTGCATTCCGGACGGGCGAACTCCTGGGCGCTTAATTGCCCGATCGCCCGCTACTGAACCTGATACGACTGCTCAGAACATGACCGATAACAAGCCCCTGAAACTCCAGGTTGAGAACATCCACAAGCGCTTCGGCGGCAACGAAGTGCTTAAAGGCGTTTCGCTGTCCGCCCATGCCGGCGATGTGATCAGCATCATCGGAAGTTCCGGCTCCGGCAAAAGTACTTTCTTGCGCTGCATCAACATGCTGGAAAAGCCCAACCAAGGGCGCATCAATGTTGCAGGTGAAGAGCTGGCACTGATTGCCGGCCCGACCGGCGAACTGATGGCCAAAGATGCCAAGCAACTGCAACGCTTGCGCACCAAGTTGGCCATGGTCTTTCAGCATTTCAATCTCTGGGCCCACATGACGGTGTTGCAGAACATCATTGAGGTGCCAGTGCATGTGCTGGGCGTCCCCAAAGATGAGGCGGTTGCAACCGCACAAAAATACCTCGCCAAAGTCGGCTTGACCGGGGTGGAAGATCGCTACCCGGCCCACATGAGCGGGGGCCAGCAACAGCGAGTCGCCATTGCCCGTGCCTTGGCCGTAGAACCCGAGGTGATGTTGTTCGACGAACCGACCAGCGCGCTAGACCCCGAGTTGGTGTCGGAGGTACTCCGGGTTATGAAGAGCCTGGCCGAAGAAGGCCGCACCATGGTGGTAGTGACCCATGAAATGGGCTTTGCGCGTGAAGTTTCCAATCACCTGATCTTTTTGCACAAGGGCTTGATTGAAGAACAAGGGCATCCCGCGCAAGTCCTGACAGCCCCCCGGAGCGAACGACTGGCGCAGTTTCTCTCGGGCAGTTTGAAATAACACTGCGCGGCTGCAGTTGTGACTTCCAAAGGCAACAACTCCACCCTTTTTGAGCACCTTCCGATAGGTGCTTATCGCGCAGCTTTGGACGGCCGCATTCTCCAAGCCAACAACGCTTTTTTGCGGCTTCACCGTTGCGAAAATGAAGAGGAGCTCGGCCAGCTGCTCCAGGCCCGAAGCCTCAACCCTTACGTTCAGCCCCAGCGTCGCAAAGACTTCCTCGATGAGATGCGCAGGCACGGCAAAGTCAAAGACTTTGTGTCGGAAATGTTCCGACTCCAAGGAGGACAGCGAATCTGGGTGCGGGAACACGCCCACGCCCTCCATGACAAACTGGGGCAGGTCGTTGCCTTTGAAGGCACGATTGAAGACATCACCCGTGAACGCAACGCCCGCGTAGCGCTGCGCAAAAACGAGGTGATGCTCCGCAATGTGCTGCAAACCATCCCCGACCAGATATGGGTCAAGGACCTCCAAGGCGTTTATCTTCTGTGCAACGACGCATTTGCCCAGGCACTCGGCGTACAGGCCGAAGACATCATCGGCACCCGCGATGCCAATTGGGTCGAAGACTCAGCGGCCGAAGCATTCGCGCTGTCCGACCAATGGGCGTTAAAAAGCGACAAGACCGTCACGTTTGAAGAAGGCAGCGCCACCAAAATCAACCCGAGCGGCGCCACCTTCGAAGTCCATAAAACACCCATGCGGGATGCGCAAGGCAAGACCATCGGTGTTCTCGGTGTCTCGCGCAACATCCAGGACCGCAAAGACGCAGAAGCGATGTTGCGCGACACCACCGAGCAACTCGAGTTGGCCATCATGGGGGCAGATCTTGGGCGCTGGGACCATGACCTGCGGCAAGAGCCGGGGTACATGATGGATTTGCGTGCATTCGCCATGCTGGGCTATATGCCGGGCGATGCCCAATCCCCCCGCTCTTTGAGCGAATTCATTCACCCGGACGACTTGGCACCTCTCGGTGTGGCGGTTTTACGGCACCTCAAGGGGCACAGCACCTCCTTCCGGGCGGAGTACCGGGCCCGGCACGCCGATGGTCGCTGGATCTGGCTCAGCAGCCGCGGCAAAGTGGTGCAGACCAGCCAAGACGGCACACCCCTGCGTATGGTCGGTACCCTGATGGACATCACCGCGCGCAAGCAAACGGAAGACTCGCTGCGCGCCGCCCAGGTCGAATTGCAAGCCACCCTTGATGCGTTACCCGACCTTTTGTTCGAGATCGGTGAAAAAGGCCATTACCGAGCGGTGCACAGCGGAAACAAAAATGCACTTTTCGTGGAGCCAGACTTTTTGATAGGCCGCAGCATCCAAGAGGTCCTGCCCCAGGAAGCTGCCACCGCCTGTATGGCCGCACTCTCGCAAGCCATTCAAAAAGGTCGCTCAAGCGGAGTCCAGTACTACCTCGACCGTCACGGTAGCCGCCAATGGTTTGAGCTCTCAGTGGTTCGCAAGCCCACCGTGACCGACGAAGAAATACGCTGTATTGCGATTGCGCGCGACATCACCGAGCGCAAAGAAGCGGAGGAAGCGATCCGCCATCTGGCATTCCATGACCCCCTGACCGGTTTGCCAAATCGCAGGCTCCTGACCGATCGGCTTCACAGCGCGATTGCCTACAGCCAGCGCAGCAAAGAGCACGGGGCCTTGATGTTCATGGACCTGGACCATTTCAAGCGCCTGAACGACTCCCTCGGGCACGACGTGGGCGACCTCCTCCTCCAAGAAGTGGCCCGTCGCTTGCAAAAAATTGTCCGGCAGGTGGACACCATTGCGCGTATCGGCGGGGATGAATTTGTGCTCTTGCTCCAAGACGTCGGGGAAGACGCAACCGCTGCGCGCAAACACGCCTCCATCGTGGCCTTCAAAGTACTGTCAAGCCTCAATGAGCCCTACGAGCTACCGGACACCACTTACCGCACCACGCCGAGTATTGGCGTCTGTTTGTTCTTGGGTGAGACCCACTCCCCGGCAGACCTGCTGAAGAACGCCGACACTGCCATGTATGTTGCCAAGCAAAAAGGGCGCAACAACGTGTGGTTTTACGAAGATACTGCGCCCGACACCCCCACGAGAGCCGCTTAGGCGGGCTCTTGGCACGTCAGCGGCCCCCTACCCTGAGACATTGAATCGTATGTTGAATTTTCTTCCTTCTGCTTTGGTGGGTTTGATCGCTGGACTCCTCCTGACCATCAACATCCTGTTTTGGGTGCCGATCCTGTTGGTCTTTGCGATCATCAAACTGGTACTTCCATTCAAGGCAGTGCGCCTTCGCATAGACCCCGTCATTCTGTCCATCGCTGAAAATTGGATCAGTGGCAACAGTGGCTGGATGAAGCTGACCCAGCGCGCTACTTGGGATGTGCAAGGCCTTGAGGGCCTGCGCCCCGACCAGTGGTACATGGTGAGCAGCAACCACCAGAGCTGGGTCGATATCTTTGTGTTGCAGCACCTGCTAAACCGGCGCATTCCCTTACTCAAGTTCTTTCTCAAGCAACAGCTGATCTGGGTCCCGGTGATGGGCCTGGCATGGTGGGCGCTCGAATTCCCGTTTATGCGCCGCCACAGCGAGGCCTATCTGAAAAAGCACCCGGAAATGCGTGGCAAAGACCAGGAAACCACCCGTAAAGCCTGTGAAAAGTTTGCACTCATCCCCACCAGCGTCATGAACTTTCTGGAGGGCACACGTATGACGCCGGCCAAACACGCCCAGCAACAATCCCCCTACACCCACTTGCTCAAACCCAAAGCGGGGGGATTGGCCCTCGCGTTACAGGCGATGGGTGACAAGTTTCACAGTGTTCTGGACGTGACGATTTACTACCCCGATGGCATTCCCACTTTTGGAGACTTTCTGTGCGGGCGTATGCGCCGCGTGGTGGTGCGCGCCCGGTCTATCGAAATTCCTCCGGAACTGCTCAACGGAAACTACGGTGAGGACGCCGAGTTCCGAGCGGGATTCTCCGCTTGGGTTGCCGAGTTGTGGCGCACCAAAGACACCGAGTTGGCCCGATTGAAAGCGGATCATCAATCCATAGAAAAAAGGGGCAGCTAGCCCCCTTAAATCCTGCATAGTTAGCTATCTATTTGATAGCAAATTTATTCAGCGTTGAGGTGTTTTTCCGGTTTCGTCGGACAGCACAATCTCCACACGGCGGTTGAGCTGTCGATTAGCGGCGGTGTCATTGGAAGCCACAGGATATGACTCGCCATAGCCACGCACGGTGATGCGTTCGCTACCTACGCCCATTTGCAAAAGTGCATCACGTACGGTTTGACCGCGACGCTCTGACAACTGTTGGTTGTAAGGGTCTGCACCCGTGCTGTCCGTAAAGCCCTCGACCAGCACATTGCGCGTCGGGTTTTGCTGCAGCACTTCGGCCAGCTTCTGCGCGCTACGCAGACCGCCGGCGGTGAGACTGGCTTTATCGCTACCGAAAAGAACATCGCCCAGAGTGATCACCATGCCACGGTCCGTCTTCCTCGCAGCCAGATCGGCGAGTTGGCTCTCTAACAACGCGGTGCGGCGGTTGGCATCTGTCGTGGCTTGGCGGGCCGCATCCGTGGCACGCTGCGCATCCATCGCTTGGCGCTCGGCGTTGTTGGCTTGGCGTTGCGCCATGTCGGCGTTGACTTGGGCCTGCTGCGCATTGGCGTTGGCCTGATTGACCTCGTTGGTGCGTTGGGTGAGCTGCAACTGATCGCGCTCCCGGCCGCTTCGAGCCATATCTACCTCGGCCGTTCTTTGTTTGACGACCTCCTGGGTGATCGCAATTTTTTGTCGGGCCACATAGGCCAATTGGTCGACCTTATCGGAATCAGCGCTTTGCATTGCAGCGAGATTGGCCTCTTGCATCGCGTCACTGGCTTGCTTCATTTCCAGCGGGGCGAAGTTGTTCACGTTGGGGTTACGCTGGGCTTGGGCGTAATCGCTGCGGGCACTCTCCAGCAAGGAAGTACTGGTCGGCGCAGACGCACAGGCACCCAACAAAATAGCAATGGCCAATGCAGCGGGGGTCAGGTAGTGGTGTTTCATGGGGGTGTCCTTTGATGGAATTGAAAATTCGGGGTGGGCTTTGTGAGCCATTTATTTGGCGGCGTTAGCGCGGTCCAACTCGTCGCGCAGCACGCGTATATCGTCCTGTAGCGCATTGGCAACCCCCTGAGCCTTGGCCGTGTTGGCCTTGCTTTGTGCCAACTTGTCAAACGCAGTTTCGATTTGATACAGCTGTCGAACGCAAACGCGGCGTGGATTTGATACACCGTTGTGTGGGGCGATTGTCTGTTTTGTCTTTGCTTGTCTTTCAAGCAGTCAGTGGCTCGCCACTGACTGCTTGGCGCCCTTAGGCTGCCTGTTCCTCCTGTGTATCAAGGTGACTGCGTTTTCGTTTGAGTAGGGTATTGCTGCTGGCGGCAATCACACCGGCACGCCGCTTATCTTTCAGGCGATAGGAGTCTCCTGAAATCGGGACCACATGGGCGTGGTGGAGCAGTCGGTCAAGTAGCGCCGCTGTCAGCGTGGCATCGTCTGCAAACGTCTGGTCCCATTGCCCAAACGGCAGATTGGAGGTCAGGATGAGACTTCCCACTTCATAGCGTTTGGCAATGACTTGGAACAGAAGATTCGCCTGTTCCCGATTCATGGGAAGGTACCCGACCTCGTCAATGATCAACAGCCGGTAGGGACGCACGATGCGTTTGATAGCCTCTTCCAGGGTGTTCTGCCGTAGTGCCGTGCTCAGTGTCATCAGCAGATCTGCCGCCGTGATGAAACGCGTCTTGATTCCAGCCTGGGTTGCCCTGTAGCCCAAGGCGATGGCCAAGTGGGTTTTGCCCACCCCACTGGCGCCCAGCAAGACCACGTTCTCGCTGCGCTCCACGAAGGCCAGACTGCCAAGCTCCTGTACCAGGGGTTTGGGCACGCCGCTGGCAAACTGGAAGTCAAACTCATCAAGCGTCTTGATGGCGGGGAAGCCCGCTATGCGCGTGAGCATGGCGCGTGTTCTCTCCACTCTGGCTAGAGCCTCGCCACGCAAGGCTTGCTCCAGGAACTCCAGGTACCCCAGCTCTTTCTTGGCCGCCATTTGCCCCAAGTGGGCAAGCTGATCGGGTAAGTTGAGCAGGCGCAGCTGATCACACAGTTCACGCAGTCTTTCCATTTGCAGGCTCATGGTCGTCCTCCTGCTGAGGCTTGGTTGTGCACCAGCGTGTCATACATCGCCAGAGGATGCTGCAGGCCTCGCCATGCCGCGGCTGGAATTGGCCGGACTGCTGCGCCGCTACCGGTGACTTTTTGCAATTGACGCACTGTTCGCCCACTGTAGGCGCTGGGGATGGCCAGCAGATGTGTGCGCTCCTGTTGCAAAGCCAGTGCCGGCACACACCCAGTGGTTCCGTGGATCCGCACATTGGCAACGTCACGCAGCCAGGTGCGCATTTCCCGATTGGCTGTGTCCGCGTCCACCACCAAGCATTGCTGCTTCATACTCGCCACCAATGGCACCCAGAAGCTGCGCCGGATGTAGCCATTCATGCGTTCGACTTTGCCCTTGGTCTTGGCCCGATAGGGCTTGCACACCCGCGGCACAAAGCCATGGTGGTGCGCAAAGTCAGCAAAGGCACCCTGGAACTGGTGCAGGTTCTTGCCGTAGGCGTCACGCTTGAGGATGACGGTCTTCATGTTGTCGTACAGCACTTCACGGGTGACTCCACCAAAGCTCTCGAACGCCCTGACATGGCACGCCAGTAGTGTCTCCAGCTTCATGTCTGTGACAAACTCCGCGAAGGTCGCCCGGCTGTGGCCAAGCGTTGCCACAAACGCCGCCAACATGCCGTCTTTATGCCCAGACTTGCGGAACTCGATCCAGTCCATCTGCATTTGCTCACCGGGCTGGGTCTCGAACCGCACAACCGGATCCGGGCGCGCCTGTGGACGCAACTCCTTGAGGTACTCCTGCAGGATGCGCACGGAGCCCGTATACCCCTGTGCGGCAATCTCACGCTGCAGCACCGTTGCGGGAATCCAATCAGGCTTGGCCGCCTGAATACGTCCAGCCAAGTAGTCCTTGAATGGATCGAGCTTGCTTTTACGTTCCGGCAGTTTCTTCATGGCCGGCGGACCGCCCTCCAAATACTTACGCACCGTGTTGACTGCCATTCCAGTTTGCGCCGATATCTCGCGCAAGCTCAGCCTGTGCTTCCTTAAAACCTTGAGTTCCATGTACTCCTCGTTCGTAATCATTGCCAGTCCCATCCATGGTTCGGATGGCTTGGCACGTTAGTCGAGGTGTATCAATTCCTCACCGCGTTTGCGTGTCATTTTCATACTGCGCGTGACAAACTTGGCGTCCGCTTGCGCCTGGGTTGCCAGCTCCGAGGCCGCTTGGTAGTCGCGGTCGACCATGGCCTTGTTAGCACGGGTTAGCTTTTCACGGGCTGCCGTCATTTCAGCGGGTGCAAACTGCATCCCATCAGCGCCGGCCGCGTTGCTGACCGCCTCGCGAGACACGGCTATTTGTGCAGTGGCACTGGTTTGGGGCTGGTTGGCGCAGCCCGCGCCGGCTGTTGCAACCAGAGCGGCAATCAGCAGTAAACGGGATGTGGGGTGGGATGTGAGGTGGAATGTCATGGTGTTATCTCCGGTAGACCGGGTGCTCGTGGCCCCCTGTGGGTGGTAATAAACAACACTGCGAAGAGCGGTGTTGCGATGAATGAAGCTTGATGCCCTAGCACCCTGTTGCGAAGCGGCCGAGACCGCTAGTTCCCGTAGTCCCTCTCCTACGTCATCAGCACCTGTCAGTGCCCTCCTACATCGCTGCAGCGTCCTTACCGGCAGCATGTCGAGCGACTGGCCGATGCCTCGTATTGCCAGACCGTCGCACACTGGGCGCTGTCAAAAAACCCGGCGACTCCAACGCCACTACCTCAGGAAATCCATGAAAACAGAATCCATCACCACCTCTATCCAAAATGCAGCGGACCAGGTGGCCCCCTTGCTGCACCGTGCAACAGACGAAGCTAACGCGTTAACCCAACGCGGCCTGCACGCCGTGCAGGACGGTGCGCTGCAACTGCGCGAGAAAGCCAGTCGTACAGGCGAAGCCACAGTGCGATACATCCAGCAAGAACCGGTGAAGTCGGTATTGCTGGCTGCTGCAACAGGCGCGGTACTGATGGGTGTGATCAGCCTACTAAGCCGCTCGCGCAGCCATTGAACGCACCTGCGCAACGTTCAGACCCAACATGCTGCACCCGATATTTCATTTAATCGCCAACCAGCCACAGCTCTTGGGCAACCATGCGCAGGCCTACAGTGAACTCATCGGCACCGAGCTGGCGCTCCAAAGCACCGCTTGGATACGCCGGGCACTGCTCGGTGCGGTCATGCTGGGCCTGCTGTGTGTGTCAGTGGTGCTGGCTGGCGT from the Rhodoferax potami genome contains:
- a CDS encoding acyltransferase; its protein translation is MLNFLPSALVGLIAGLLLTINILFWVPILLVFAIIKLVLPFKAVRLRIDPVILSIAENWISGNSGWMKLTQRATWDVQGLEGLRPDQWYMVSSNHQSWVDIFVLQHLLNRRIPLLKFFLKQQLIWVPVMGLAWWALEFPFMRRHSEAYLKKHPEMRGKDQETTRKACEKFALIPTSVMNFLEGTRMTPAKHAQQQSPYTHLLKPKAGGLALALQAMGDKFHSVLDVTIYYPDGIPTFGDFLCGRMRRVVVRARSIEIPPELLNGNYGEDAEFRAGFSAWVAELWRTKDTELARLKADHQSIEKRGS
- a CDS encoding DUF4398 domain-containing protein — its product is MTFHLTSHPTSRLLLIAALVATAGAGCANQPQTSATAQIAVSREAVSNAAGADGMQFAPAEMTAAREKLTRANKAMVDRDYQAASELATQAQADAKFVTRSMKMTRKRGEELIHLD
- a CDS encoding OmpA family protein translates to MKHHYLTPAALAIAILLGACASAPTSTSLLESARSDYAQAQRNPNVNNFAPLEMKQASDAMQEANLAAMQSADSDKVDQLAYVARQKIAITQEVVKQRTAEVDMARSGRERDQLQLTQRTNEVNQANANAQQAQVNADMAQRQANNAERQAMDAQRATDAARQATTDANRRTALLESQLADLAARKTDRGMVITLGDVLFGSDKASLTAGGLRSAQKLAEVLQQNPTRNVLVEGFTDSTGADPYNQQLSERRGQTVRDALLQMGVGSERITVRGYGESYPVASNDTAANRQLNRRVEIVLSDETGKTPQR
- the istA gene encoding IS21 family transposase, with amino-acid sequence MITNEEYMELKVLRKHRLSLREISAQTGMAVNTVRKYLEGGPPAMKKLPERKSKLDPFKDYLAGRIQAAKPDWIPATVLQREIAAQGYTGSVRILQEYLKELRPQARPDPVVRFETQPGEQMQMDWIEFRKSGHKDGMLAAFVATLGHSRATFAEFVTDMKLETLLACHVRAFESFGGVTREVLYDNMKTVILKRDAYGKNLHQFQGAFADFAHHHGFVPRVCKPYRAKTKGKVERMNGYIRRSFWVPLVASMKQQCLVVDADTANREMRTWLRDVANVRIHGTTGCVPALALQQERTHLLAIPSAYSGRTVRQLQKVTGSGAAVRPIPAAAWRGLQHPLAMYDTLVHNQASAGGRP
- a CDS encoding diguanylate cyclase domain-containing protein, encoding MTSKGNNSTLFEHLPIGAYRAALDGRILQANNAFLRLHRCENEEELGQLLQARSLNPYVQPQRRKDFLDEMRRHGKVKDFVSEMFRLQGGQRIWVREHAHALHDKLGQVVAFEGTIEDITRERNARVALRKNEVMLRNVLQTIPDQIWVKDLQGVYLLCNDAFAQALGVQAEDIIGTRDANWVEDSAAEAFALSDQWALKSDKTVTFEEGSATKINPSGATFEVHKTPMRDAQGKTIGVLGVSRNIQDRKDAEAMLRDTTEQLELAIMGADLGRWDHDLRQEPGYMMDLRAFAMLGYMPGDAQSPRSLSEFIHPDDLAPLGVAVLRHLKGHSTSFRAEYRARHADGRWIWLSSRGKVVQTSQDGTPLRMVGTLMDITARKQTEDSLRAAQVELQATLDALPDLLFEIGEKGHYRAVHSGNKNALFVEPDFLIGRSIQEVLPQEAATACMAALSQAIQKGRSSGVQYYLDRHGSRQWFELSVVRKPTVTDEEIRCIAIARDITERKEAEEAIRHLAFHDPLTGLPNRRLLTDRLHSAIAYSQRSKEHGALMFMDLDHFKRLNDSLGHDVGDLLLQEVARRLQKIVRQVDTIARIGGDEFVLLLQDVGEDATAARKHASIVAFKVLSSLNEPYELPDTTYRTTPSIGVCLFLGETHSPADLLKNADTAMYVAKQKGRNNVWFYEDTAPDTPTRAA
- the istB gene encoding IS21-like element helper ATPase IstB encodes the protein MSLQMERLRELCDQLRLLNLPDQLAHLGQMAAKKELGYLEFLEQALRGEALARVERTRAMLTRIAGFPAIKTLDEFDFQFASGVPKPLVQELGSLAFVERSENVVLLGASGVGKTHLAIALGYRATQAGIKTRFITAADLLMTLSTALRQNTLEEAIKRIVRPYRLLIIDEVGYLPMNREQANLLFQVIAKRYEVGSLILTSNLPFGQWDQTFADDATLTAALLDRLLHHAHVVPISGDSYRLKDKRRAGVIAASSNTLLKRKRSHLDTQEEQAA